In a genomic window of Pseudomonas putida:
- a CDS encoding glutathione peroxidase encodes MLMRWLAVPALLAAFTGLAQAEECPALLQGSLPKLRSNESIDLCQRFAGKPLVVVNTASFCGFAPQFKSLEALNQRFKDQGLEVIGVPSNDFKQESKDGAETAKVCYVNYGVTFTMTDPQAVRGADATHLFKVLAEQSSAPKWNFYKYVVDRQGKVIANFSSLTKPDDPEFIAAVEKALASRP; translated from the coding sequence ATGCTGATGCGCTGGTTGGCAGTTCCCGCGTTACTGGCAGCCTTTACCGGGTTGGCTCAGGCAGAAGAGTGTCCGGCGTTGCTGCAAGGCTCATTGCCCAAGTTGCGCAGCAATGAATCCATCGATCTGTGCCAGCGCTTTGCCGGCAAACCGCTGGTGGTGGTCAATACCGCCAGCTTCTGTGGCTTCGCACCTCAATTCAAAAGCCTTGAGGCGTTGAATCAGCGTTTCAAGGATCAAGGGCTGGAGGTGATCGGTGTGCCGTCCAACGACTTCAAGCAGGAGTCCAAGGACGGTGCCGAGACGGCCAAGGTCTGCTACGTGAACTACGGCGTCACGTTCACCATGACCGATCCGCAGGCAGTCCGTGGTGCAGACGCCACGCATTTGTTCAAGGTACTGGCCGAACAGAGCAGTGCGCCGAAGTGGAATTTCTACAAGTACGTGGTGGACCGGCAAGGCAAGGTCATCGCCAACTTCTCCAGCCTGACCAAGCCGGATGATCCCGAGTTCATCGCGGCGGTGGAGAAGGCGCTGGCTTCCAGACCCTGA
- a CDS encoding MarR family winged helix-turn-helix transcriptional regulator: MLDSQCLCINLRRAARGVSRHYDGALDGFGINVAQYSLLCNLQRLDQPSISTLAEAMGLDRSTLGRNLRVLEGEGLVTLVEGEDMRNRIVRLTDAGAERLKAALPAWEAAQQRLVDRLGAEKREMLLKLLDELA, encoded by the coding sequence ATGCTCGACTCCCAATGTTTATGCATCAACCTGCGCCGCGCCGCCCGTGGCGTCAGCAGACACTACGACGGCGCTCTCGATGGCTTCGGGATCAACGTTGCGCAGTATTCTTTGCTGTGCAATCTGCAGCGTCTGGATCAACCGAGCATTTCCACCCTGGCCGAAGCCATGGGCCTGGATCGCAGCACCCTGGGGCGCAACCTGCGGGTGCTGGAGGGCGAGGGGCTGGTCACGCTGGTTGAGGGTGAAGACATGCGCAATCGCATCGTCCGGCTGACCGACGCCGGGGCCGAACGCTTGAAGGCCGCGTTGCCGGCCTGGGAAGCGGCACAACAGCGATTGGTAGATCGCCTGGGTGCGGAAAAGCGCGAAATGCTACTCAAGCTGCTGGACGAACTGGCATGA
- the cobC gene encoding alpha-ribazole phosphatase family protein, with product MTLHLDLLRHGETELGGGLRGSLDDALTEKGWQQMRAAVMEQGPWDRLVSSPLQRCARFAEELAGQYGLPLEFDRNLQELHFGDWEGQSAAALMETDAEALGLFWADPYAFTPPEGEPVADFSVRVLAAVARLQSAYAGERVLLISHGGVMRLLLAQARGLPREQLLNVEVGHGALVSLTVEADGMLREVS from the coding sequence ATGACCTTGCACTTGGATCTGTTGCGTCACGGCGAGACCGAACTCGGTGGCGGCCTGCGCGGCAGCCTCGATGATGCGTTGACCGAAAAGGGCTGGCAGCAGATGCGGGCGGCGGTGATGGAGCAGGGGCCGTGGGACCGTCTGGTCAGCTCGCCGTTGCAGCGCTGCGCGCGGTTCGCCGAAGAACTGGCGGGGCAATATGGCTTGCCATTGGAGTTCGACCGCAACCTGCAGGAACTGCACTTCGGCGACTGGGAAGGGCAGAGCGCTGCGGCGCTGATGGAAACCGATGCTGAAGCCTTGGGCCTGTTCTGGGCCGATCCCTATGCGTTTACCCCGCCTGAAGGCGAGCCGGTGGCTGACTTCTCGGTGCGGGTGCTGGCGGCGGTGGCGCGTTTGCAATCGGCGTATGCCGGTGAGCGAGTGCTGCTGATCAGCCATGGTGGCGTGATGCGTTTGTTGCTGGCTCAGGCGCGGGGTTTGCCCCGGGAGCAACTGCTCAACGTCGAAGTGGGGCATGGGGCGCTGGTTTCGCTCACGGTCGAGGCCGATGGCATGCTCAGGGAAGTGTCCTGA
- a CDS encoding cobyric acid synthase, with protein MSTLMVQGTTSDAGKSTLVTALCRWATRQGVSVVPFKPQNMALNSAVTADGGEIGRAQAVQAQAAFLEPHTDMNPVLLKPNSDTGAQVIIHGRAVTTMNAVAYHDYKAIAMQAVLASHARLCAAYPLVMVEGAGSPAEINLRAGDIANMGFAEAVDCPVVLIADINRGGVFAHLVGTLELLSPSEQARIKGFIINRFRGDIALLQPGLDWLEQRTGKPVIGVLPYVMDLHLEAEDGIDQRQADKADQVLKVVVPVLPRISNHTDFDPLRLHPQVDLQFVGPGQAIPAADLIILPGSKSVRSDLAYLRANGWETAISRHLRYGGKLLGICGGLQMLGEQVHDPLGLEGAPGSSAGLGLLAFETVLEQEKQLRNVRGRLALEDAEVSGYEIHAGVTTGPALENAASQLDDGRCDGAQSLDGQIFGTYLHGLFESPAACGALLRWAGLSDVQEVDYHGLRERDIERLADLVEKHLDTGLLRELCGI; from the coding sequence ATGAGCACGCTGATGGTGCAGGGCACCACCTCTGATGCCGGCAAAAGTACCTTGGTGACGGCGCTGTGTCGCTGGGCCACGCGTCAGGGTGTGAGCGTGGTGCCGTTCAAGCCGCAGAACATGGCGCTCAACAGCGCGGTGACCGCCGACGGTGGCGAGATCGGACGCGCCCAGGCGGTGCAGGCACAGGCTGCCTTTCTTGAACCGCACACGGACATGAACCCGGTGCTGCTCAAGCCCAACAGCGACACCGGCGCCCAGGTGATCATCCATGGCCGCGCGGTCACGACCATGAACGCCGTGGCCTATCACGACTACAAGGCTATCGCCATGCAAGCGGTGCTGGCCTCCCATGCAAGGCTCTGCGCCGCCTATCCACTGGTGATGGTCGAGGGCGCGGGTTCACCGGCCGAGATCAATCTGCGCGCCGGCGACATCGCCAACATGGGCTTCGCCGAAGCGGTGGATTGCCCGGTGGTGCTGATCGCCGATATCAACCGTGGCGGGGTGTTCGCGCATCTGGTGGGCACACTGGAACTGCTGTCGCCGAGCGAGCAGGCGAGGATCAAGGGCTTCATCATCAACCGTTTTCGTGGCGACATCGCCTTGCTGCAACCGGGCCTGGACTGGCTGGAACAGCGCACCGGCAAACCGGTGATCGGCGTGTTGCCTTACGTGATGGACCTGCATCTGGAGGCCGAGGACGGTATCGATCAGCGCCAGGCCGACAAGGCCGATCAAGTGCTGAAAGTGGTGGTGCCGGTGTTGCCGCGCATCAGCAACCACACCGATTTCGATCCGCTGCGCCTGCATCCGCAAGTGGACCTGCAATTTGTTGGCCCGGGCCAGGCAATCCCGGCAGCCGATCTGATCATCCTTCCCGGCTCGAAAAGCGTGCGCAGTGACCTCGCGTATCTGCGGGCCAACGGCTGGGAAACCGCAATCTCTCGCCATCTGCGTTATGGCGGGAAGTTGCTGGGTATTTGCGGTGGCCTGCAGATGCTCGGCGAACAGGTGCATGACCCACTGGGCCTGGAAGGCGCGCCGGGTTCCAGTGCCGGTCTTGGGTTGCTGGCGTTCGAAACCGTGCTTGAGCAAGAGAAGCAACTGCGCAATGTGCGCGGGCGACTGGCGCTTGAAGATGCTGAAGTCAGCGGCTATGAAATCCACGCCGGCGTGACCACTGGCCCGGCGCTGGAAAACGCCGCATCGCAGCTCGATGATGGTCGTTGCGATGGCGCGCAGAGCCTCGATGGGCAGATTTTCGGCACTTATTTGCATGGCCTGTTCGAATCGCCGGCGGCTTGTGGCGCGTTATTGCGCTGGGCCGGTTTGAGCGATGTGCAGGAGGTGGATTACCACGGGCTGCGCGAACGGGATATCGAGCGGTTGGCGGATCTGGTGGAGAAGCATCTGGATACCGGACTGTTGCGTGAACTCTGCGGGATTTAA
- the cobU gene encoding bifunctional adenosylcobinamide kinase/adenosylcobinamide-phosphate guanylyltransferase, producing MLQLILGGARSGKSRLAEKLACDSGLAVTYIATSQPLDGEMSERVAHHRARRPAHWSLIEEPLQLARVLRENARVDHCLLVDCLTLWLTNLLMLDDHERLNAERDALLECLASLPGEIIFVSNETGMGVVPLGELTRRYVDEAGWLHQALAERCQRVVLTVAGLPLTLKGTAL from the coding sequence ATGTTGCAACTGATCCTCGGCGGCGCCCGCTCCGGCAAGAGCCGTTTGGCCGAAAAACTCGCCTGCGATAGCGGCCTGGCAGTGACCTACATCGCCACCAGCCAACCCCTGGACGGCGAAATGAGCGAACGGGTCGCCCATCACCGCGCCCGGCGTCCGGCGCATTGGTCCTTGATCGAAGAACCCCTGCAACTGGCCCGCGTGCTGCGTGAAAACGCGCGTGTCGACCACTGCCTGTTGGTGGATTGCCTGACCCTGTGGCTGACCAACCTGCTGATGCTCGATGACCACGAGCGCCTGAACGCCGAGCGCGATGCCCTGCTCGAATGCCTGGCATCACTGCCGGGCGAAATCATTTTTGTCAGCAACGAGACCGGAATGGGTGTCGTGCCGCTGGGCGAATTGACTCGCCGCTATGTCGATGAAGCCGGATGGCTGCATCAAGCTCTGGCCGAGCGTTGTCAGCGGGTTGTCCTGACCGTGGCCGGCCTGCCCCTGACTCTGAAAGGAACTGCGTTATGA
- the cobT gene encoding nicotinate-nucleotide--dimethylbenzimidazole phosphoribosyltransferase — MTQSWWLNPCKTLDAQAFEQAQARQQQLTKPAGSLGQLESVAVQLAGMQGQVKPSLAQVWIAIFAGDHGVVAEGVSAFPQEVTGQMLHNFVNGGAAISVLARQLGASLEVVDLGTVTPSLSLPGVRHLNVGPGTANFVQGPAMTAVQGEFALKGGRDSVLRAKAAGAQLFIGGEMGIGNTTAASALACALLDCPVVHLTGPGTGLNAAGVSHKAHVIERALALHAAQRGDALQTLFNLGGFEIAALVGAYLACAQEGIAVLVDGFICSVAALVAVRLNPQCRPWLLFGHRGAEPGHRHVLETLNAEPLLDLGLRLGEGSGAALAVPLLRLACDLHGQMATFAEAAVADRPA; from the coding sequence ATGACTCAATCCTGGTGGCTGAACCCGTGCAAGACCCTCGACGCCCAGGCGTTCGAACAGGCGCAGGCCCGGCAACAGCAACTGACCAAACCGGCCGGCTCCCTCGGCCAGCTGGAGTCGGTGGCGGTGCAACTGGCGGGTATGCAGGGGCAGGTCAAGCCAAGCCTTGCGCAGGTCTGGATCGCGATTTTTGCCGGTGATCATGGCGTGGTGGCCGAAGGCGTATCGGCGTTTCCCCAGGAAGTCACCGGGCAGATGCTGCACAACTTCGTCAACGGCGGCGCGGCGATCAGTGTCCTGGCGCGGCAGTTGGGCGCGTCCCTGGAAGTGGTCGATCTGGGAACGGTCACGCCGTCCTTGAGCCTGCCGGGGGTGCGTCATTTGAACGTTGGCCCGGGCACGGCGAATTTCGTCCAGGGGCCGGCGATGACTGCCGTTCAGGGCGAGTTTGCGCTCAAGGGGGGCCGTGACAGTGTGCTGCGAGCAAAAGCCGCCGGGGCGCAATTGTTCATCGGTGGCGAGATGGGCATTGGCAACACCACCGCCGCCAGTGCACTGGCCTGTGCCTTGCTGGATTGCCCGGTGGTGCACCTGACAGGGCCCGGCACCGGCTTGAACGCCGCGGGCGTCAGTCACAAGGCGCACGTCATCGAGCGTGCGTTGGCGCTGCATGCTGCTCAACGCGGCGATGCCTTGCAGACGCTGTTCAACCTGGGCGGTTTCGAGATCGCCGCGCTGGTCGGTGCCTATCTGGCCTGCGCCCAGGAAGGCATCGCGGTGCTGGTGGACGGCTTTATCTGCAGCGTTGCGGCACTGGTCGCGGTGCGTCTGAATCCGCAATGCCGGCCGTGGCTGTTGTTCGGCCACCGTGGCGCCGAGCCGGGCCACCGGCATGTGCTGGAAACCCTGAACGCCGAGCCGTTGCTCGATCTCGGCTTGCGGCTGGGCGAAGGCAGCGGCGCGGCGCTGGCGGTGCCGTTGCTGCGTCTGGCGTGTGACCTGCACGGCCAGATGGCGACGTTCGCTGAAGCGGCCGTTGCGGATCGTCCGGCATGA
- a CDS encoding MFS transporter codes for MTSMWRTCGWVLLGSALILALSLGVRHGFGLFLAPMSAEFGWGREVFAFAIALQNLIWGLAQPFTGALADRFGAAKVVLIGGVLYALGLIFMGMSDSAVTLSLSAGLLIGIGLSGTSFSVILGVVGRAVPPEKRSMGMGIASAAGSFGQFAMLPGTLGLIGWLGWSAALLALGLLVALIVPLVSMLKDKPLPVQGHEQTLPEALREACSHSGFWLLAFGFFVCGFQVVFIGVHLPAYLVDQHLPATVGTTVLALIGLFNIFGTYTAGWLGGRMSKPRLLTGLYLLRAVVIALFLWAPVTTTSAYLFGMAMGFLWLSTVPLTNGTVATLFGVRNLSMLGGIVFLFHQLGSFLGGWLGGVVYDRTGNYDLIWQVAILLSLMAAALNWPVRERPVARLQSQMSAT; via the coding sequence ATGACATCGATGTGGCGTACATGCGGTTGGGTCCTGCTGGGGAGTGCGCTGATCCTGGCGTTGTCCCTGGGGGTTCGACATGGTTTCGGCCTGTTCCTGGCACCGATGAGTGCCGAGTTCGGCTGGGGGCGTGAAGTCTTCGCCTTTGCCATCGCCCTGCAGAACCTGATCTGGGGCCTGGCGCAACCCTTTACCGGCGCGCTGGCCGACCGTTTTGGCGCCGCGAAAGTGGTGCTCATCGGTGGCGTGCTGTACGCCCTGGGCCTGATTTTCATGGGCATGTCGGATTCGGCGGTGACCCTGTCCCTGAGTGCCGGCCTGTTGATTGGCATCGGCCTGTCGGGCACCTCGTTCTCGGTGATCCTCGGCGTGGTCGGGCGCGCCGTGCCGCCGGAAAAACGCAGCATGGGCATGGGGATCGCCAGTGCCGCCGGTTCCTTCGGTCAGTTCGCCATGTTGCCGGGCACGCTGGGCTTGATCGGCTGGCTGGGCTGGTCCGCGGCCTTGCTGGCGCTGGGCTTGCTGGTGGCGCTGATCGTGCCGCTGGTGAGCATGCTCAAGGACAAACCCCTGCCGGTGCAGGGCCATGAGCAAACCCTGCCTGAAGCGCTGCGCGAGGCCTGTTCGCATTCGGGGTTCTGGTTGCTGGCGTTCGGCTTTTTTGTCTGTGGCTTCCAGGTGGTGTTCATCGGCGTGCATCTGCCGGCGTACCTGGTGGATCAGCATCTGCCCGCGACTGTCGGCACTACGGTGTTGGCATTGATCGGACTGTTCAACATCTTTGGCACCTATACGGCCGGCTGGCTCGGTGGACGCATGTCCAAGCCGCGTTTGCTCACTGGCTTGTATTTGCTTCGGGCGGTGGTGATTGCCTTGTTCCTGTGGGCACCGGTGACCACCACCAGCGCCTATCTGTTCGGCATGGCCATGGGCTTCCTGTGGCTGTCAACGGTGCCGCTGACCAATGGCACCGTCGCGACCTTATTCGGTGTCCGAAACCTGTCCATGCTCGGTGGCATCGTGTTCCTCTTCCACCAGCTCGGCTCGTTCCTCGGCGGCTGGTTGGGTGGGGTGGTGTATGACCGGACCGGGAACTATGACTTGATCTGGCAAGTAGCGATTCTCTTGAGCCTGATGGCCGCTGCCCTGAACTGGCCGGTGCGCGAGCGTCCGGTGGCGCGCCTGCAATCGCAGATGAGCGCGACATGA
- a CDS encoding adenosylcobinamide-GDP ribazoletransferase: MLPFWIALQFLSSLPIRLRGMPASQELGRSLLFYPLVGLLFGVILWAFNWLLLGTPLLLHAALLLTVWVLLSGALHLDGLADSADAWLGGFGDRERTLTIMKDPRSGPIAVVTLVLVLLLKFCALLALIEQQHAVALIIVPLIGRSALLGLFLSTPYVRAGGLGQALADHLPRSAGKQVLAVSALACVLIAGVSGAVAVVLASLVLVWLRQVMLRRLGGTTGDTAGALLELLEMTVLTGLALAL; the protein is encoded by the coding sequence ATGTTGCCGTTCTGGATCGCCCTGCAATTTCTCAGCAGCCTGCCCATTCGCCTGCGGGGCATGCCGGCGTCGCAGGAACTGGGGCGCTCGCTGCTGTTTTATCCGCTGGTGGGCCTGTTGTTCGGCGTGATTCTATGGGCGTTCAACTGGCTGTTGCTCGGAACGCCGCTGTTGTTGCATGCCGCACTGTTGCTGACGGTCTGGGTGTTGCTCAGTGGTGCGCTGCACCTGGATGGCCTGGCCGACAGCGCCGATGCCTGGCTCGGCGGTTTTGGCGACCGCGAACGCACACTGACCATCATGAAAGACCCGCGCAGCGGACCTATCGCAGTGGTCACGCTGGTGCTGGTGTTGTTGCTGAAGTTCTGTGCGTTGCTGGCGTTGATCGAGCAGCAGCACGCGGTGGCGCTGATCATCGTTCCCCTGATCGGTCGCAGCGCGTTGCTGGGTTTGTTCCTGAGTACACCCTACGTGCGTGCCGGTGGTCTGGGGCAGGCGCTGGCCGATCATCTGCCGCGTTCGGCGGGCAAGCAGGTGTTGGCGGTCAGTGCGTTGGCCTGTGTGCTGATCGCGGGTGTCAGCGGTGCTGTTGCCGTGGTGCTGGCGAGCCTGGTGTTGGTCTGGCTCCGGCAGGTGATGCTGCGACGGTTGGGCGGGACGACCGGCGATACGGCAGGGGCGTTGCTGGAGTTGCTGGAAATGACGGTGCTCACAGGCCTGGCGCTGGCCCTGTAG